GGCTGCCTCTTCCGCCGCCTGGCGGGCCGCCTTCTCCTCCAGCCGGGACTTGTCCACAAACCAAGACACCCAGATGCCAAGCTCGTACAGGACGACCATGGGGCCAGCCATGAGCAGCTGGTTGATCGCGTCCGGCGTAGGCGTGAGGACGGCGGCCACGATGAAGCTGAGCAAAATGGCCCAGCGGCGGAATTTACGCAGGGCCTTGGTGGAGACCATGCCAAGGCTGGTCAGGAAGAAGATGAAGACCGGCAGTTCGAAAATCAGTCCAAAGGCGAAAAGCAGCGTCACCGCCAGGGAAAAATAGGCGCTGATGGTCGGCATCACCGTGATGTAGTCCGAGGCGTAGTCCACGAAGAACTTGAAACCAAACGGAAAGACAATGAAGTAGCCAAAGAGCGCGCCGGAAACAAAACAGATCGCCGAGGCGATGGCCACGGGGACGATGATCTTGCGTTCTTCCTTGTACAGACCCGGGGCCACGAACTGCCACAGCTGATAGAAAATGTACGGGCTGGCGACAAATGCGCCGGCCACCATGGCCAGCTTCATGACCGTGAAAAACGTTTCCGGCAGGCTGGTGGCAATAAGCTTGCTGCCGGCCGGCATGACGTCGGTCAGCGGCTTGAGCAGGATGTCGAGGAGCCGTTCGGCAAAGGAGTAGCTGGCCGCGAAGCCGACGCCCACGGCAATCAAACAGCGCACCAGGCGGGTGCGCAGTTCGACCAGATGTTCAAGGAGCGGCGCTTCCTTCATGTCCGAAGGATTGCCGGCGGCTGTCGGGGGCACGGCCGGCGGGGGCGGCGGCGTCCCGGCCCCATCGGTTGTGGCCGGCGGCGGCGCATCGGATCCGGTCTCGGCGGTGGGCACGACCGGCGAAGTCTCGGACGTATTGTCCGTACCCGGCGTCGCCGGCGTGGTTGCGGCATCGTCGCCAGGGCGGGGGGCCTTCGGGGTATCGGTATGGTCAAGCGTCTCGGTCATGCGCTCCTCTTTTCCGGCGGCGGACAAAATATAAGCGGCCTCGGTTGCCGCGCCTTCGCGGTTACGGCAGGAAGGCTTTGGGGTCAAGGGGAACGGGCAAATTGCCGGTCTGGCCTACAGTTACAGCTCGACCTGCACGCCCAGCTCTACCACCCGGCCCGGCGGCAGCCCGAAGTAGGCCGTGGCTGGACGGGCGTTTCGGGACATGAGGGCAAAAAGGGTCTTGCGGTACCCGGCCATCTTGGCCTTGCCCGTGGTGAGCAGGCTTTCGCGACCCAGGAAAAAGGTGGTGTCCGCCGGCGGATCGATGGGGACGCCCAGGCTTCTGGCCTGGGCCATGACTGCCGGCACGTCCGGTGTTTCCATGAAGCCGAACCGGGCCACGATACGGACAAACCCCAGCCCCAGGTCCTGGATGTCCAGGCGCTCGTCATCTTCCACGGTGGGGACGTCTGCGGCGGTGATGCTTAAGATAACCACATGTTCGTGGAAGATCTTGTTGTGTTTGTAGTGGTGCAGCAGGGTGACCGGTGTGCCCTGGGGGGACAGCGACATGAAGACGGCCGTGCCGGGCACGCGGATGGGCTGTTTGGTGGCCACATCGGCTAAAAAGACCCGCAGGGGCACGGCCGAGGCCATGGACAGTTTGCGCAGCGCCTGGCGTCCGTCTTCCCAGGTGGCCATGGCCAGGACAATCAGGGCGGCAATGAGCAGGGTGAACCAGCCGCCGTCGGCCACCTTGAGAAGGTTGGAGCCGAAGTAGGCCAGATCAAAGGCCAGGAAGACGATCACTGGGGCCAAGGCCCGGGGCAGGGACTGCTTCCAGGTCCAGCGGGCCACGTAAAAATACAAGATGGAGGTGATGCCCATGGTGGCCGTGACCGCGATGCCGTAGGCCGCCGCCAGCCGGCTCGATTCGCCAAAGGCCAGGGTCAGGCCGATGCAGGCCCACATAAGGGCGAAATTGACTTCCGGAATGTAGATCTGTCCTTCCATGGCGCTTGAGGTGTGCACAATGCGAAGGCGCGGGCACACGCCAAGCTGGATGGCCTGCCGGGTCAGTGAAAACACGCCGGAGATCAGGGCCTGGGAGGCGATGACCGTGGCCGCCGTGGACAAGGCGGCCATGGGATAGAGGAACGCCTCGGGCACAAGGCTGTAAAACGGATTGGGCGCGATGCTCGGATCAAGGAGCAGGCCTGCCCCTTGCCCGAAATAGTTGAGCAGCAGACAGGGAAAAACGATCAGGAGCCAGGAGTATTGGATGGGCCGGCGGCCGAAATGCCCGAGATCGGCATAGAGCGCCTCGCCGCCGGTGATGCAAAGGACCACCGAACCCAGTACGATCAGCCCGTGCATGTGATTTTCCAGGAAAAAGGCCACGGCATAGGCCGGATTGACTGCGGCCAGCACATGCGGTGCGGCCAGGATCGCTTTGATGCCGAGACCGGCCAGCACGGAAAACCAGATGAGCATGATGGGGCCGAACACCTTGCCAATGCCGGCCGTGCCCCGGCGTTGGACCGAAAAGAGCCCGAACAGGATGAGGCAGGTGATGGGCACCACCAGCGGGGCGGCCGCGTCCGTGGCCACATTGAGGCCTTCCACGGCTGAGAGCACGGAAATGGCCGGGGTGATGATGCCGTCGCCGTAGAGCAGGGCCGCGCCGCACAGGCCCAGAAAGGCCAGCGTGGCCCGCACATGGCGGTGGCCGGCATCCTTGGGCAACAGTTCGATGAGGGCAAAGATGCCGCCCTCGCCCCGGTTGTCGGCAGCGGTGATAAACAGGATGTATTTGACCGTGATGACCATGGTCAGGGACCAGAAGATGAGCGACAGCACGCCCAGGACATTGCCCGGGGTCACACTGATGGCGTGCATCCCGTGGAAACATTCTTTGATGGCGTAAAGGGGGCTTGTGCCGATGTCGCCGTAAACAACGCCAAGAGCGCCCAGGGACAGGGCGGCGGTATGGGCGAATCCGGATTTGGCAGGTCCGGCGGTATGGGTCATGAAATAGTTACTCCGCAAGGACGATGGGTGACGAGCCGGGCACGGGGCCGGCAAGGCGACAAACGTCGTCGGCTGTTTGAGCCATTGCGACGAAGACGTCGGGGAAACATGTCCTCATAGCGTTGCTCACTGCCGTCGACAAGGGGTAGTGTTGGGTCGTTGTTGTTTCAGAAATGGAAAAACAAGTTTTCCAAGGTTGCTACCCCCCAAAAAGTGTCAGAATTGTCATTTGGCCGGCAGCGTCGGACGACGTCCGGTCATGTCCAGATAGAGCAGCGTGCCGCTCACGATGGCAAAGGGAAAGAGCACAATATTGAGAAATGGGATCAGAAGCGGCAGGCCAAAGCCAAGCAGAAGCAGGGGGCGGCGGCCCAGGGCTTTAAGCCGCTCCCCGAACCGGCCTTCCTCACGACTGAACGGATAGTCCATGAAGTCCATGGCGAGAAGGAAGGCTGCCGCCAGCGGAGCGAGTATTTGGCCCAGCACGGGAATGACCAGCAGCACCAGGGGCAAGGCCATGACGAACACGGCCTTTTTGGCTTCCTCGACGACCAGACGCCAGACCGACAGGCCTGGACCGTCCCGGAGGCTGCCGGCCTGGGCCAGGAGCCTGCCGGCAATATGGTCATAGAGCGGGGCGGCCAGGACGTTGGCTGTAATCATGAACAGGAAATACATGAGAATAAAGGCCAGGGCAAAAAGGATGTACTTGACGATATGCAGGTACAGCCAGGCCAGCGCCCCGAGCATACCCCCGGCGGCGGCATCCGGGGTCCACATGGCGGCCAGGATCTGGTCGCCGGAGGCGGCAAACACGGCAAACCCCACCCCGTACAGGAGCAGGGCCAGGGCAAAGGGGATGGCGCACAAACCGAGGTAGCCCTTGTTGGCCAGGGCAAACCGAATCCCCCGGACATGGGCGGCCAGGCCTTTAGGGAAGGCGGTGATCATGGGGAGCCTCCGAAAAACGGCTGCGGCGCTGCTCTGGATTACAACGGGTCGGCCTCGATCGGGGCCGGTGCAGGGGCCTGCTTGGGGGCCAGGGCGCCGTGGTAGCCTTCGGGATCGTCCTCGGTCGTTGCAGCGATACGGGTGACTTGGAACGGAACGCCCAGAGCGTCGAGATCAATGAGAGCTTTGGCTTCCTTGACCGCATGGGCCTCGTTATGGGCACGTACAACCACGTATTCCGTTTCCGATACGCTTTTTTGCCGACGGAACCAGCCTGTGGTAATCAAAACCTTGGTGGCGAAATACACACGAAACTTTTGCATGTTGCATTTAACTCCGAAAGAATGCCAACCCGAGGGCGGGGGTGCTGCGAGAATTTCCGCCCTGAGCCAAAATCGTCAGGGGAAGGAACACTACGTGAAGGCCGGCCGGTCGGCAAGCCCCCCGCGAAGGGCCGGTTGGACGAATCTGCGGGCATAACGCTCCGGCGTCGGGAATGTCGGACACTGCGAGGGGGAGGATACATGAAGCCACTCTTTGCCGGAATGGTTGCGGCGGCGGTCCTGACCGTTGGCACGGCCCAGGCCGAGGACCCGGGGAAGGCACTCTATGCCGCCAATCGGCTGGCCTGCGCCTACAGCCAGGGCATGAACGCCGCATTCAATCCCCAGGGCCAGGTGAAGCTCAAGCCGCCGCTTGACCCCAATACCCCCGGCCTGACGATAGCCATCGTGGATCGCGGGAAGAATCGGGCCATATTGGAAGAGGATCAACTGGAAACACCGGGAGTCCTCATGGTGTCGCCGGCCGGCCTGTCGGTCATGGCCCGTTATGCTGACGGCGGGGTGACGATGGTGACGGTGTATCCGGTTCATTCCGGAGCTTCGGACAATTACCTGATGGTCTCTTCGCGCCATGGAGCCGGGAGCGAACCACAAGTATCCCAACGCTATGGGTTCTGCCGGCCGGGCCAGGAAACGCCGCCGCCAGCGGAACCACCCGCCCCGCCGGCCAAGAAGGAAGGGCACTGATGCCCGGGGCGGGCCGTTTTTCGCGCCGGTTTGTCCAGGCAGTCTGCGGGCTGGGCTTGATGCTTGGCCTGGGCTGTTGGCCGGGGATTGTCCGGGCAGATTTCGACGCCGCCCTCAAGGCCTACGAGGGCGGCGATGACGCGGCGGCCTTGCGGGAACTCAAACCGCTGCTGTCTTCGGGCAACCCGTCGGCGGCCTGGCTCATGGGGTGCATGGTCGAGGGCGGGCGCGGCGTTTCGGCCGACGCCGCTTTGGCCGCCCGGTGGTATCGCAAGGCGGCCGAGGCCGGCAATGTGCCGGCGATGCTGTCTCTGGCGGATCTGCATCTGCGCGGCCAGGGCGTGCCCCAAAGCGATGCCCGGGCCGGAGATTGGCTCAAAAAGGCGGCAGCCAAGGGATCTTCCCGGGCTCTGTTGGCCCTTGGGCTGTTGCGTTTGGATGGGCGTCTGGGACCGGCCTCGGACGCGCCCGCGTACCTGCGCCGGGCCGTGGCTGCCGGTTCGGGGGAAGCTGCCGTGGTCCTTGGCGAACTGTATCTGGCCGGGCGGATTGTGCCTCGCGATCCGGGCCAAGCCTACCGGCTGGCGCTGACGGCTGAAACGGCCGGGGCAGGGCGCGGGCCGATGCAGTCGCGGCTGGCCGCTTTGACTGCTGCCGCCCAAAAGGAA
This DNA window, taken from Desulfovibrio sp. TomC, encodes the following:
- a CDS encoding potassium transporter Kup, with product MTHTAGPAKSGFAHTAALSLGALGVVYGDIGTSPLYAIKECFHGMHAISVTPGNVLGVLSLIFWSLTMVITVKYILFITAADNRGEGGIFALIELLPKDAGHRHVRATLAFLGLCGAALLYGDGIITPAISVLSAVEGLNVATDAAAPLVVPITCLILFGLFSVQRRGTAGIGKVFGPIMLIWFSVLAGLGIKAILAAPHVLAAVNPAYAVAFFLENHMHGLIVLGSVVLCITGGEALYADLGHFGRRPIQYSWLLIVFPCLLLNYFGQGAGLLLDPSIAPNPFYSLVPEAFLYPMAALSTAATVIASQALISGVFSLTRQAIQLGVCPRLRIVHTSSAMEGQIYIPEVNFALMWACIGLTLAFGESSRLAAAYGIAVTATMGITSILYFYVARWTWKQSLPRALAPVIVFLAFDLAYFGSNLLKVADGGWFTLLIAALIVLAMATWEDGRQALRKLSMASAVPLRVFLADVATKQPIRVPGTAVFMSLSPQGTPVTLLHHYKHNKIFHEHVVILSITAADVPTVEDDERLDIQDLGLGFVRIVARFGFMETPDVPAVMAQARSLGVPIDPPADTTFFLGRESLLTTGKAKMAGYRKTLFALMSRNARPATAYFGLPPGRVVELGVQVEL
- a CDS encoding EI24 domain-containing protein produces the protein MITAFPKGLAAHVRGIRFALANKGYLGLCAIPFALALLLYGVGFAVFAASGDQILAAMWTPDAAAGGMLGALAWLYLHIVKYILFALAFILMYFLFMITANVLAAPLYDHIAGRLLAQAGSLRDGPGLSVWRLVVEEAKKAVFVMALPLVLLVIPVLGQILAPLAAAFLLAMDFMDYPFSREEGRFGERLKALGRRPLLLLGFGLPLLIPFLNIVLFPFAIVSGTLLYLDMTGRRPTLPAK